Proteins encoded together in one Juglans regia cultivar Chandler unplaced genomic scaffold, Walnut 2.0 Scaffold_661, whole genome shotgun sequence window:
- the LOC109016296 gene encoding caffeic acid 3-O-methyltransferase-like, which translates to MASHTAFRPSNLDDDQTKEDESFVYAGQLANSLVLPMALQTAIELGVFEILAKASPGAKLSPSQISTEMPTTNPEAPKMLDRILRMLTSHSVLSCSAGADDAGSFQRLYSLSPVSKQFVPDQDGVSLRPLMALVQDKVFLASWSQLKDAILEGGIPFDRVHGTSAFEYLEMDPRFNKVFNTAMHNHTTMLFKKILESYKGFEPLKQLVDVGGGLGGALHSITSKYPHIKGINFDLPHVVQQAPSYPGVEHVGGDMFKSVPKGDAIFMKGILHDWGDEQCLKLLKNCSTSIPNDGKVIIVEAFLPMMPEVSTCMKRNSQLDVLMMAQHPGGKERTQQEFEALATKAGFKGIKYECLVYSFQVMEFFK; encoded by the exons ATGGCATCTCACACGGCATTCCGCCCAAGCAATCTTGATGATGACCAAACAAAAGAAGATGAGAGCTTCGTCTACGCCGGCCAACTGGCAAACTCACTTGTGCTGCCCATGGCACTGCAAACGGCCATTGAGCTCGGCGTTTTCGAAATTCTTGCAAAAGCAAGTCCTGGAGCTAAGCTCTCCCCCTCACAGATTTCAACAGAGATGCCCACCACAAATCCTGAGGCACCCAAGATGCTAGACCGCATCCTCAGGATGCTAACCAGCCATTCTGTGCTGAGTTGCTCTGCGGGTGCTGATGATGCTGGATCTTTTCAGAGGCTCTACTCTCTTTCACCTGTGTCAAAACAGTTCGTTCCTGACCAAGACGGGGTCTCCTTGCGCCCTTTGATGGCCCTCGTTCAAGACAAGGTCTTCTTAGCTAGCTG GTCCCAGCTAAAAGATGCAATTCTTGAGGGAGGAATTCCATTCGATAGGGTTCATGGCACGAGTGCCTTCGAGTATCTTGAAATGGACCCCAGGTTTAATAAGGTTTTTAACACAGCTATGCACAATCACACTACAATGCTTTTTAAGAAGATCCTTGAGTCCTACAAGGGCTTCGAGCCACTCAAGCAATTGGTCGATGTTGGTGGTGGTCTAGGCGGCGCGCTTCACTCAATTACTTCAAAGTATCCCCACATCAAGGGCATTAATTTCGACTTGCCTCATGTCGTACAACAAGCCCCATCTTATCCAG GCGTGGAACATGTAGGAGGAGATATGTTCAAAAGCGTTCCTAAAGGAGATGCAATCTTCATGAAG GGGATACTTCATGATTGGGGTGATGAACAGTGCTTGAAACTTCTGAAAAATTGCTCTACATCCATTCCAAATGATGGGAAGGTAATCATTGTGGAGGCATTTCTTCCAATGATGCCCGAGGTTAGCACTTGTATGAAGCGCAACTCTCAActtgatgtgcttatgatggcTCAACACCCAGGAGGGAAGGAAAGGACGCAGCAAGAATTTGAGGCCTTGGCAACCAAAGCTGGATTTAAAGGCATCAAATATGAATGCCTTGTTTATAGTTTCCAAGTCATGgagttttttaaatag